Proteins from one Paenibacillus amylolyticus genomic window:
- a CDS encoding sensor histidine kinase, which yields MDLQADAIDRVIKNAIQVMENSKYQMFEIMDATRDELKTLNEELKSVLKETAETIEKVDQLELNYRRSRIRLTEVSRDFVRYSEHDIKQAYEKATQLQLDLMIYREKEMYLKARRDDLQKRAKNVEASVERAETIGSQMGVVLEYLSGELGQVTRIIESAKNRQMIGLKIILAQEEERKRIAREIHDGPAQMLANLVLRTEIVERMLIKQDFKMVQAEIVDLKGQVRSSLEEMRKVIFNLRPMALDDLGLIPTLRKYVQDFEVKTKIRSLFETRGKEHRLSSAMEAAIYRLVQEGLSNAAKHAYPTYVVVEITYQAQLVKIVVQDNGLGFKPELLAKKSKDHTHFGLIGMRERVELLEGRIEIESGENQGTKIVIHIPTNVDKGKE from the coding sequence GTGGATTTACAAGCCGATGCCATAGACCGCGTCATTAAAAACGCCATACAAGTCATGGAAAACAGCAAATATCAAATGTTCGAGATCATGGACGCAACTCGCGATGAGCTGAAGACACTCAACGAGGAGTTAAAGTCGGTGCTGAAGGAGACGGCGGAAACGATCGAGAAAGTAGATCAATTGGAGCTGAACTACCGCCGTTCCCGGATCCGGCTGACAGAGGTTAGCCGCGACTTTGTCCGTTATTCCGAGCATGATATCAAGCAGGCGTACGAGAAAGCAACACAGCTGCAGCTGGATCTGATGATTTATCGTGAGAAGGAAATGTATCTGAAGGCCCGTCGGGATGATCTGCAGAAGCGTGCCAAAAATGTGGAGGCTTCTGTAGAGCGTGCCGAGACCATTGGTTCGCAGATGGGTGTTGTACTCGAATACCTGTCAGGTGAACTGGGTCAAGTGACCCGGATCATCGAATCTGCCAAGAATCGACAAATGATTGGTTTGAAAATAATTTTGGCCCAGGAAGAAGAGCGGAAACGTATTGCTCGTGAGATTCATGACGGGCCTGCGCAGATGCTTGCCAATCTAGTGCTTAGGACGGAAATTGTAGAAAGAATGCTCATTAAGCAGGATTTTAAGATGGTCCAGGCCGAAATAGTAGATTTGAAAGGCCAGGTTCGTTCCAGTCTTGAAGAAATGAGAAAAGTTATTTTCAATCTGCGTCCTATGGCACTGGATGATCTGGGACTGATTCCAACGCTTCGGAAGTACGTGCAGGATTTTGAGGTAAAAACGAAAATCCGGTCGCTTTTTGAAACAAGAGGTAAAGAACACCGTTTATCTTCCGCAATGGAGGCAGCGATCTATCGCCTTGTGCAGGAAGGTCTATCAAATGCTGCAAAGCATGCTTATCCCACGTATGTTGTAGTGGAAATTACATACCAGGCTCAGCTCGTCAAAATTGTCGTTCAGGACAATGGGCTTGGGTTCAAACCGGAGCTTCTTGCGAAGAAAAGCAAGGATCATACCCACTTCGGTCTGATTGGGATGAGAGAACGGGTTGAACTGTTAGAAGGAAGAATAGAGATTGAATCCGGAGAAAATCAAGGAACCAAAATAGTGATTCATATCCCGACAAACGTGGATAAGGGAAAGGAGTAG
- a CDS encoding response regulator transcription factor, translating into MENRDTGKASIKVLLADDHQLFREGLKRILNMEDDIEVIGECGDGIQVLEFCNQDKPDIVLMDINMPIENGVEATEKLRELFPDVKVIILSIHDDESYVFETLRKGANGYLLKDMEAESLINAIRSVHEGHAFIHPKVTGKLIMQLRRMTYLNETGAMSEGASKEAGVKFVAGDNNPLTRREAEVLRLMAEGKSNKMIGEFLFISEKTVKNHVSSILQKMEVDDRTQAVINSIKYGWVTL; encoded by the coding sequence ATGGAAAACCGTGATACTGGTAAAGCATCGATTAAAGTTCTTTTGGCTGATGATCATCAGCTGTTCCGTGAGGGACTGAAACGCATTTTAAACATGGAGGACGACATTGAGGTCATCGGCGAATGTGGCGATGGTATTCAAGTGCTCGAATTCTGCAATCAGGATAAACCTGATATCGTATTGATGGATATTAACATGCCGATTGAAAATGGGGTTGAAGCAACGGAGAAATTGCGTGAGCTGTTCCCTGATGTCAAAGTCATTATCCTGTCCATTCATGATGATGAAAGTTATGTATTTGAGACGCTTCGTAAAGGGGCTAACGGATACTTGCTGAAGGATATGGAGGCCGAGTCTCTGATCAATGCGATTCGTTCCGTGCATGAAGGACATGCATTCATTCATCCAAAAGTAACGGGCAAACTGATCATGCAGCTGCGTCGTATGACGTATCTTAATGAAACAGGGGCAATGAGTGAAGGAGCTTCGAAGGAAGCAGGCGTCAAATTTGTCGCTGGCGACAATAACCCGCTCACACGTCGTGAGGCTGAAGTGCTTCGCTTGATGGCAGAAGGCAAGAGCAACAAAATGATTGGTGAATTCCTGTTCATCAGTGAAAAAACAGTAAAAAACCATGTCAGCAGTATTCTGCAGAAGATGGAAGTGGACGACCGTACACAAGCGGTTATCAATTCGATTAAATATGGTTGGGTTACGCTCTAA
- a CDS encoding helicase-related protein, with amino-acid sequence MARPPAGDGPGRFLLWAVTGAGKTEMIFPLLQHTLDRGGRALVATPRRDVVLELAPRLAKAFPNTSLATLYGGSDERWKDAQLTLATTHQLMRFYQGFDLVIIDELDAFPYHNDPMLAHAAASSCKPNGNFVYLSATPPARLQREAAQGRLTHAKVPVRFHRHPLPVPRLIKMATVAQCIQRRQLPAVIKNNIQISLQRDAQVFVFVTRIAQIEAFVNLMRRTFPGIHIEGTSSQDPDRASKVTAFRERTIRLLVTTTILERGVTIPRSDVFILDADNGLFDEASLVQMAGRAGRSMDDPAGRVVFASSRRTRSQVKAVAQIRKMNTIARRKGYLHPPSQT; translated from the coding sequence TTGGCCCGGCCGCCTGCAGGGGATGGGCCGGGGCGGTTCTTGCTGTGGGCCGTGACCGGGGCCGGCAAGACAGAAATGATTTTCCCCCTGCTCCAACATACATTGGATCGTGGTGGACGAGCGCTGGTCGCTACCCCTCGCAGGGATGTGGTGCTGGAACTGGCTCCGCGTCTGGCGAAGGCGTTTCCGAACACCTCGCTCGCTACCCTTTACGGAGGCAGTGACGAACGTTGGAAAGATGCTCAACTCACGCTCGCGACCACACATCAACTGATGCGTTTTTATCAGGGATTTGATCTCGTCATTATCGACGAATTGGATGCTTTTCCGTACCATAACGATCCCATGCTCGCTCACGCGGCGGCATCCTCCTGTAAACCGAACGGTAATTTCGTATATCTATCTGCTACACCGCCAGCTCGGCTGCAAAGGGAGGCGGCACAGGGCAGACTCACTCATGCGAAAGTTCCAGTACGTTTCCACCGTCATCCGCTGCCTGTACCAAGATTGATCAAGATGGCTACAGTGGCACAGTGCATTCAAAGACGACAGCTGCCAGCTGTCATTAAAAATAACATCCAAATCTCATTACAGCGTGATGCCCAGGTATTTGTGTTTGTGACACGTATTGCCCAGATTGAGGCGTTTGTGAATTTGATGCGCCGTACCTTTCCCGGAATACATATCGAAGGAACTTCATCTCAGGACCCTGATCGCGCCAGCAAAGTTACAGCCTTTCGTGAACGTACCATTCGTCTGCTCGTAACGACAACGATTCTGGAGCGTGGCGTGACCATTCCGCGGAGCGATGTCTTTATATTGGATGCAGACAATGGGCTCTTTGATGAAGCTTCACTGGTTCAGATGGCGGGCAGAGCAGGACGTTCCATGGACGACCCGGCGGGTAGAGTAGTTTTTGCATCGTCTCGTCGGACACGCTCCCAGGTGAAGGCCGTTGCCCAGATACGGAAAATGAACACCATCGCTCGTCGCAAAGGCTACCTGCATCCGCCATCACAGACATAA
- a CDS encoding recombinase family protein, with amino-acid sequence MINLEGLPGLLYSRKSRKDIEAEKEAAANGKPYDTLEKHRIALLEMAKKYKLHVVDLFEELVSGEFIAERPKMQKALEMLRSGEIKWVGVMDEDRLGRGDKIDQGRIERAFKESNAYIITPYKIVDLQDEADELYMDYKGMGARYEYKQSKRRLQDGRKRSASRGNYIWTHAPFGYIKGLDFKTNYPHLILEYEKTPSDMANLKLYPHPEHHQIVRNIFKWFADGEKMETILDRLTTETVFPLNSSSYNYKNVHRMLKNLVYTGVYVSGKKKYIKLEDGSYKIIPIPKEDWTVTKDTHIPLCSEDDFIKVQRRINENNTAKNKRNTVFRNPMATLLKCHYCGNMMNYSINYSKPRNKHQIICPVLNCKENHSIAYIYVEEQLVKQMKEFMPK; translated from the coding sequence ATGATAAATCTTGAAGGGCTACCAGGTTTGCTATATTCAAGAAAATCACGAAAAGATATTGAAGCTGAAAAAGAAGCTGCTGCTAATGGCAAACCATATGATACTTTAGAAAAACATAGGATTGCACTTCTGGAGATGGCAAAGAAGTATAAACTTCATGTTGTAGATCTCTTTGAAGAGCTAGTGAGTGGGGAATTTATTGCCGAGAGACCAAAAATGCAAAAGGCTCTGGAAATGCTTAGAAGTGGTGAAATCAAATGGGTTGGCGTTATGGACGAGGATCGTCTAGGACGTGGCGACAAGATAGATCAAGGTCGAATAGAAAGAGCTTTCAAAGAATCAAATGCTTATATCATAACCCCGTACAAAATTGTCGATTTGCAAGATGAAGCCGATGAGTTGTACATGGATTATAAAGGAATGGGTGCTCGATACGAGTATAAACAGTCAAAACGAAGATTACAGGACGGTAGAAAACGATCTGCCAGCAGAGGAAACTATATTTGGACTCATGCTCCATTTGGGTATATTAAAGGGCTCGATTTCAAAACTAACTATCCACATCTTATTCTGGAGTACGAGAAAACCCCATCTGATATGGCTAATTTAAAATTGTATCCTCATCCTGAACACCACCAAATTGTCCGCAACATTTTTAAATGGTTTGCTGATGGTGAAAAAATGGAGACTATCTTAGATAGATTGACAACCGAAACGGTTTTCCCTTTGAATAGTAGTTCATATAATTATAAAAATGTGCATCGAATGCTCAAGAATCTGGTTTACACAGGAGTATATGTGTCCGGCAAAAAAAAGTATATAAAGCTTGAGGATGGTTCATATAAAATAATTCCGATCCCTAAAGAAGATTGGACGGTCACAAAAGACACCCATATTCCGCTCTGTTCTGAAGACGATTTCATAAAAGTCCAAAGAAGAATTAACGAAAACAATACTGCAAAAAACAAACGGAATACGGTTTTCAGAAATCCGATGGCCACATTGCTTAAATGTCACTATTGTGGAAATATGATGAATTACTCTATTAACTATTCTAAACCAAGAAATAAGCACCAAATTATTTGTCCAGTATTGAACTGTAAAGAAAATCACTCAATAGCCTATATCTATGTAGAAGAACAACTGGTTAAACAGATGAAGGAGTTTATGCCGAAGTAA
- a CDS encoding S24 family peptidase, with product MTRAIAKAINTNPEELLLAALMERAPHELHNQLIRLIKAEELRREYESAIRVKDAQSGSLPIDRITQIPLLGSIAAGEPIDRIELAEDIEYVDKAITRGNKAFALNVKGDSMIGDMIMSGDIVICISQQEVTSSDIAVVAVNRETATLKRVKCQGEMCILMPSNPKMEPSLVPADQVEILGKVIEVRRRF from the coding sequence TTGACTCGCGCAATTGCAAAAGCTATAAATACTAATCCTGAGGAACTGCTACTTGCTGCGTTAATGGAAAGAGCTCCACACGAACTCCATAATCAACTAATTAGATTGATTAAAGCTGAAGAGTTAAGAAGAGAATATGAAAGTGCCATTCGAGTAAAAGATGCTCAATCTGGTAGCCTTCCTATAGATCGTATTACACAAATACCTCTACTTGGTTCTATAGCAGCCGGTGAGCCTATTGATCGTATTGAGTTAGCAGAAGATATCGAATACGTTGATAAAGCAATAACTAGAGGTAACAAGGCCTTTGCGCTGAATGTAAAAGGTGACAGCATGATCGGTGACATGATTATGAGTGGGGATATCGTAATTTGCATTTCACAGCAAGAAGTTACTTCTTCTGATATAGCTGTCGTCGCAGTCAATCGAGAGACGGCAACATTGAAACGAGTAAAGTGCCAAGGAGAGATGTGCATTCTTATGCCCTCAAATCCTAAAATGGAACCTTCTCTCGTTCCTGCTGACCAAGTTGAAATCTTAGGTAAGGTAATTGAAGTTAGACGAAGATTTTAG
- a CDS encoding PcfJ domain-containing protein, which yields MEYEKFISHFPEMISKALVRYVTDTVLAQSRYLFIRTSKVAKGIQSAYCTHCQKQHFPDIKLKHKQDEKVKCPHCKSMCEVRAAGLGRSRMVDKAVLVWYEKSVIDPQAIIARVIDVRRDYSGSYLDVKTEYCSSHQYLFLPGSSTFFTYGKQAKSVHSAFDRYFSGYGNYPKFMSTANIRRAVKGTPFQYSTWETYTKYKNHRYVTDMTEFFDMAARYPCVEYLTKSGFDNLVWAKLYKDATYGAVNWRGKNLQKVLRLDKAELKELRQSGLRLTALQLRFYQRFRSKGLPVSLEDAKLLGDLHVGQENYLYKTACEFAPEATVLKYLLKQLQKEHYTSEYRGLYSVLNDWRDYRGQCEQLGMSLKEDRYLLPNDLHREHAKLTKRIRIKRDEEVDRQIKSRLAKLKKYEFHHNGLLIRAAESSEELFEEGKALKHCVGGYANRYAAGEMLLLVIRRASDPDKPFYTMEVREHKVMQCRGLNNKSMTTEVNEFVDQFIAKKLLNKKRTRVEVTQLHEGVAV from the coding sequence ATGGAATACGAGAAATTTATAAGCCATTTTCCTGAAATGATCAGTAAAGCTCTTGTTCGTTATGTGACGGATACGGTTTTGGCACAGAGTAGGTATCTATTCATTCGAACTTCAAAAGTTGCAAAAGGGATTCAATCGGCATATTGCACCCATTGTCAGAAGCAGCATTTTCCGGATATCAAGCTGAAGCACAAACAGGATGAAAAGGTAAAGTGTCCACACTGCAAATCTATGTGTGAGGTAAGGGCAGCGGGTTTGGGAAGAAGTCGTATGGTTGATAAGGCTGTTTTGGTCTGGTATGAAAAGTCGGTCATAGACCCTCAAGCTATTATCGCTCGTGTTATTGATGTGAGAAGAGACTACAGCGGGAGCTATCTGGATGTGAAAACCGAGTATTGTTCCTCGCATCAATATCTTTTTCTGCCAGGAAGCAGCACGTTCTTCACATATGGTAAGCAAGCGAAGTCAGTCCATTCAGCATTCGATAGATACTTTTCTGGCTACGGTAATTATCCGAAATTTATGTCAACTGCCAACATCCGGAGAGCAGTTAAAGGTACTCCTTTCCAGTATTCAACTTGGGAGACATATACAAAGTATAAAAACCACCGTTATGTTACTGACATGACAGAGTTTTTCGATATGGCTGCACGATATCCTTGTGTTGAGTACTTGACTAAATCAGGCTTCGATAATCTTGTATGGGCGAAACTCTACAAAGATGCTACCTATGGGGCTGTGAATTGGAGAGGAAAGAATCTTCAAAAGGTTCTGCGTTTGGATAAGGCAGAACTGAAGGAGCTTCGTCAGAGCGGCCTTCGTTTGACGGCCTTACAGTTGAGATTTTACCAACGTTTCAGATCAAAGGGGTTACCTGTCAGTTTAGAGGACGCGAAGCTTCTAGGAGATTTACATGTTGGACAGGAAAATTATCTATACAAAACCGCTTGCGAGTTTGCGCCTGAAGCTACTGTTCTTAAATATCTTCTAAAGCAGTTGCAAAAGGAACATTATACTTCTGAATACCGAGGATTATATAGCGTTCTGAATGACTGGAGAGATTACCGGGGCCAGTGTGAACAGTTAGGAATGAGTTTGAAAGAGGATCGTTATCTCTTACCTAATGACCTTCATAGGGAACATGCGAAGCTCACCAAAAGAATTAGGATTAAACGAGACGAGGAAGTTGATCGTCAAATCAAATCAAGGTTGGCCAAATTGAAAAAATACGAATTTCATCACAATGGTCTCCTGATCCGCGCAGCTGAATCATCGGAAGAATTGTTTGAAGAAGGTAAGGCGCTTAAACATTGTGTAGGGGGATACGCAAATAGATATGCAGCAGGTGAAATGTTATTGCTAGTGATCAGACGGGCCAGCGATCCGGATAAGCCATTTTACACCATGGAAGTTAGAGAACACAAAGTCATGCAGTGTAGAGGGTTAAACAATAAGTCTATGACCACCGAAGTTAATGAATTTGTTGATCAATTCATAGCTAAGAAGCTTTTAAATAAAAAGCGTACTCGCGTTGAAGTTACACAATTACATGAGGGGGTAGCAGTATGA
- a CDS encoding DUF3102 domain-containing protein, whose translation MSQLAIRTIETIAIEINSIKDQTKKIMIHGSIEIGRRLTEAKEMMPHGEWMNWLADQVDYSQSTANNLMKLFKEYGTDQLTLFGDNADSQALGSLSYTQAVALLGIPAEEREAFVQENDVDSMSTRELAEAVKARKDAEKAQKAAEKALKEAQKAMEKEQKIRQKLETQQADHALIVERLQAQAEEAAAAAAKAESGEDDGQAAALQEALEEAQQQHAASLAQIKQLEQELKAKPIDVVPATIEIEKVPAEIEAELEELRKKVAQGTGEEAAIFKTSFKTLGDAFDNLLNALDVVQKTDADMHEKYKGAVKKLIARMDEQLA comes from the coding sequence ATGAGCCAATTAGCCATCCGCACTATCGAGACAATCGCCATTGAGATTAACAGCATCAAGGACCAGACGAAGAAGATTATGATTCACGGTTCCATTGAGATCGGTAGACGTCTGACCGAAGCAAAGGAAATGATGCCGCACGGTGAGTGGATGAATTGGCTTGCTGACCAAGTTGATTATTCCCAATCTACAGCAAACAATCTCATGAAATTATTTAAGGAATACGGCACCGACCAACTCACGCTCTTTGGAGATAATGCAGACTCCCAAGCGCTTGGAAGTTTGAGCTATACGCAAGCTGTAGCCTTACTTGGAATCCCTGCTGAGGAACGGGAAGCATTCGTTCAGGAAAATGATGTTGATAGTATGTCGACTCGTGAGCTGGCGGAAGCGGTTAAGGCTCGGAAGGATGCCGAAAAAGCTCAGAAGGCAGCAGAGAAAGCACTTAAAGAAGCTCAGAAGGCAATGGAGAAGGAACAGAAGATCCGCCAGAAGCTGGAGACACAGCAGGCGGACCATGCGTTGATTGTTGAACGGCTCCAAGCCCAAGCAGAGGAAGCGGCAGCAGCTGCGGCTAAGGCTGAATCTGGTGAGGATGATGGACAAGCTGCTGCGCTCCAAGAAGCTCTCGAGGAAGCACAACAGCAACATGCTGCATCATTGGCACAGATTAAGCAGCTTGAACAGGAACTGAAAGCCAAACCTATTGATGTTGTTCCTGCCACTATTGAGATTGAGAAGGTTCCGGCAGAGATCGAGGCTGAGTTGGAAGAGTTACGTAAGAAGGTTGCCCAGGGTACAGGGGAAGAAGCAGCTATATTCAAAACAAGCTTCAAGACTCTTGGGGATGCATTCGATAATTTGTTAAATGCACTTGATGTAGTTCAGAAAACAGATGCGGACATGCATGAGAAGTACAAGGGTGCTGTTAAGAAGCTAATAGCAAGAATGGATGAACAATTGGCCTGA
- a CDS encoding ASCH domain-containing protein yields the protein MKAITIIQPWATLIAIGAKQYETRSWPTKHRGDIAIHAGKKIDNEACKEPEIRAALERYGYTVDNLPTGAVVATARLTNCLKSVDTWTDGYELEGNRLVYSPEYEFGDFTPGRYAWEMSSVQRLKEPKAAKGQQRIWAWVQEGEGNHEQTGIVE from the coding sequence ATGAAGGCTATAACAATAATTCAACCGTGGGCGACTCTGATCGCCATTGGAGCAAAACAATATGAAACGCGCAGCTGGCCTACCAAGCATAGGGGTGATATTGCTATCCATGCCGGGAAGAAGATTGACAATGAGGCCTGCAAGGAGCCTGAAATCCGTGCAGCACTGGAACGGTATGGATACACAGTAGACAATCTGCCTACAGGCGCGGTTGTGGCGACAGCTAGATTAACCAACTGCTTAAAATCGGTGGACACATGGACGGATGGTTACGAGTTGGAGGGCAATAGATTGGTTTACTCTCCAGAATACGAATTTGGAGACTTCACACCCGGTCGGTATGCATGGGAAATGTCGAGTGTTCAACGTCTTAAAGAACCGAAAGCAGCTAAAGGGCAGCAGAGGATTTGGGCTTGGGTTCAGGAAGGAGAGGGGAACCATGAACAAACTGGAATTGTTGAATAG
- a CDS encoding DUF6864 domain-containing function, with the protein MKKTKILSGQTEILSSGTLITYDENPLKFIVELEAGFKLKVNMVFIDNDDSTDLDAEFDEEAEEINLFFYNFDSPFGTGNSKPIPIGTLDNKKLFFNFRLNSITESKSKIFQYTFYRNVKEGE; encoded by the coding sequence ATGAAAAAGACTAAAATCCTTTCTGGACAGACAGAGATCCTATCCTCCGGAACACTAATTACATACGACGAGAATCCCCTCAAGTTTATAGTGGAACTCGAGGCAGGATTCAAGTTGAAAGTTAACATGGTCTTTATTGATAACGATGACAGTACAGACTTGGATGCAGAATTCGATGAAGAGGCAGAAGAAATAAATTTGTTTTTTTATAACTTTGATAGCCCTTTCGGAACAGGAAACTCAAAGCCAATCCCAATTGGTACCCTTGATAATAAAAAACTATTTTTTAATTTCAGGTTGAATTCAATTACCGAGTCCAAAAGCAAGATATTCCAATATACTTTCTATAGAAATGTTAAGGAAGGTGAGTGA